A window of the Oncorhynchus kisutch isolate 150728-3 linkage group LG12, Okis_V2, whole genome shotgun sequence genome harbors these coding sequences:
- the gje1a gene encoding gap junction epsilon-1 protein isoform X2: MVVVTLSPLRPPTVIGQFHTLFFGSVRMFFLGVLGFAVYGNEALHFSCDPDRRELNLYCYNQFRPITPQVFWALQLVTVLVPGAVFHLYAACKNIDQEEILQRPIYTVFYIISVLLRIILEVIAFWLQSHLFGFQVHPLYMCDASALEKTFNITKCMVPEHFEKTIFLSAMYTFTVITLLLCVAEIFEILCRRLGYLTNQ; this comes from the exons ATGGTCGTGGTCACTTTGAGCCCA CTCAGGCCTCCGACGGTGATAGGCCAGTTCCACACCCTGTTCTTTGGCTCTGTTCGGATGTTCTTTCTGGGCGTCTTGGGCTTTGCAGTGTATGGCAATGAAGCGCTCCATTTCAGCTGCGATCCAGACAGGAGGGAGTTAAACCTATACTGTTACAACCAATTTAGGCCTATAACACCTCAG GTATTCTGGGCATTGCAGCTGGTAACTGTTTTAGTCCCTGGAGCTGTATTTCATCTCTATGCTGCCTGTAAAAACATTGACCAGGAGGAAATCCTTCAGAGACCTATATACACCGTCTTCTACATCATCTCTGTCCTACTAAGAATTATTCTGGAAGTCATTGCTTTTTGGCTACAGAGCCATCTCTTTGGTTTCCAGGTTCACCCACTCTACATGTGTGATGCCAGTGCCCTAGAAAAGACGTTCAACATCACCAAATGCATGGTGCCGGAACACTTTGAAAAGACCATATTTTTAAGTGCAATGTACACTTTCACTGTGATCACGTTActgctgtgtgttgctgagaTATTTGAGATACTCTGTAGGAGATTAGGTTATTTGACCAATCAATGA
- the gje1a gene encoding gap junction epsilon-1 protein isoform X1, which translates to MNSTPPGLWLLRPPTVIGQFHTLFFGSVRMFFLGVLGFAVYGNEALHFSCDPDRRELNLYCYNQFRPITPQVFWALQLVTVLVPGAVFHLYAACKNIDQEEILQRPIYTVFYIISVLLRIILEVIAFWLQSHLFGFQVHPLYMCDASALEKTFNITKCMVPEHFEKTIFLSAMYTFTVITLLLCVAEIFEILCRRLGYLTNQ; encoded by the exons CTCAGGCCTCCGACGGTGATAGGCCAGTTCCACACCCTGTTCTTTGGCTCTGTTCGGATGTTCTTTCTGGGCGTCTTGGGCTTTGCAGTGTATGGCAATGAAGCGCTCCATTTCAGCTGCGATCCAGACAGGAGGGAGTTAAACCTATACTGTTACAACCAATTTAGGCCTATAACACCTCAG GTATTCTGGGCATTGCAGCTGGTAACTGTTTTAGTCCCTGGAGCTGTATTTCATCTCTATGCTGCCTGTAAAAACATTGACCAGGAGGAAATCCTTCAGAGACCTATATACACCGTCTTCTACATCATCTCTGTCCTACTAAGAATTATTCTGGAAGTCATTGCTTTTTGGCTACAGAGCCATCTCTTTGGTTTCCAGGTTCACCCACTCTACATGTGTGATGCCAGTGCCCTAGAAAAGACGTTCAACATCACCAAATGCATGGTGCCGGAACACTTTGAAAAGACCATATTTTTAAGTGCAATGTACACTTTCACTGTGATCACGTTActgctgtgtgttgctgagaTATTTGAGATACTCTGTAGGAGATTAGGTTATTTGACCAATCAATGA